Within Vannielia litorea, the genomic segment CCGCCGTCTCCACGATCATGGACATGGAGGACTCGGTGGCCGTGGTGGATGCCGAGGACAAGGTGCTGGCCTATCGCAACTGGCTGGGGCTGATGAAGGGCGACCTGACGGCGCAGGTGGGCTCGGGAGAGAACGCCTATGTCCGCGAGCTGAACCCCGACCTGGGCTTCGAGAGCAAGGCTGGCCGGCCTGCGCTGCTCAAGGGCCGCGCACTGATGCTGGTGCGCAACGTGGACCTGCTGATGTACACCGACGCGGTGCTGGACGAGGCGGGCAACCGGGTGCCGGAGGGGCTGCTCGATGCCTTCATCACGCCGCTCTGCGCCCTGCATGACATCATGGGCGGCGAAAACAAGGAGCGCCCGCGCAACTCGCCCAAGGGGTCGATCTACATCGTGAAGCCCAAGATGCACGGGCCGGAGGAGGTGGAGTTTGTCTGCAAGACCTTCGAGGTGGTCGAGCTGATCCTCGGACTGCGCGCCAACACCATCAAGATCGGGATCATGGACGAGGAGCGCCGCACCTCGGCCAACCTCAAGGCCTGCATCAAGGCCGCCGAGAAGCGGCTGGCCTTCATCAACACCGGCTTCCTCGATCGCACGGGCGACGAGATTCACACCTCGATCGAGGCCGGGCCGATGGTGCCGAAGGGCCGGATGAAGGCTGCCGCATGGCTCGGCGCCTACGAGGACCGCAACGTGGACATCGCCCTGCAGTGCGGGCTGAAGGGCCGGGCGCAGATCGGCAAGGGCATGTGGGCCATGACCGATGACATGGCGGGGATGCTGGAGCAGAAGAAGGGCCACCTGATGATGGGCGGCACCACCGCCTGGGTGCCGTCGCCCACCGCCGCCGTGCTCCACGCCACGCATTACCACGAGACCGATGTCTTTGCCCGGCTCTACGAGATCGGCGAGGAGAGCAAGGGCGAGGTGCGGCACTCGCTCGAGGAGCTTCTGACCATTCCGTTGCAGGAGGGCGAGCTGCCCGGCGACGAAATTCGGACCGAGCTGGAGAACAACTGCCAGAGCCTTCTGGGCTACGTGGTGCGCTGGGTGGATCAGGGCGTGGGCTGCTCGAAGGTGCCCGATGTGCATGACGTGCCGCTCATGGAAGACCGCGCGACCCTGCGCATTTCCGCACAGGCGCTGGCCAACTGGCTGCTGCATGACGTGGTCAGCCAGGATCAGGTGATGGAAGCGCTGAAGAAGATGGCGGCTCAGGTGGACCAGCAGAACGCGGGCGATCCGGCCTACAGGCCGATGGCGCCGGGCTTTGACGGCGTGGCCTTCCAGGCGGCTTGCGACCTTGTGTTCAAGGGGCGCGACGAGCCTTCGGGCTATACCCAGAACATCCTTCAGGCGCGCCGGATCGAGGCCAAGGCCCGCGGCTGACCGGAGGCAAGGAAAAAGGCGCACGGGCCTTGCGGTCCGTGCGCCTCTCCGGGGAGGAAATCAGGCCGGGGCTCAGCTGCCGAAGGCCGGGTTTTCGAGGATGAAGGCGCGGCGGGCGAGGTCGCCGTCTTCGAGGCTGGCCAGTTCAATCAGCTGCGCGGTCGAGTAGAGGCCGGGCTCCACGCCGACGGAGGCCGCCAGGGTGTCGTTGCCGCCCGAGGTGCCGATGTCGGACCGGGAGGCCACGTCGCCACCGCCGGCTGCGGGGTTGTCGAGGATGAACTGGCGGGCTGCATTGTCGCCGTCATCGAGGCTCTTGAGCTCGATCAGCTGGGCGGTCGAGTAGACGCCGGGCTCGACGCCGACCGAGGCGGCCAGCTTGTCGGTGCCCGAACCGATCACCGACTTGGACGACACATCGGCGCCGTTGCCCTCGGGGTTGTCGAGGATGAACTGGCGGGCGGCGTTGTCGCCGTCGTCGAGGCCTTTCAGCTGGATCAGCTGGTCGACCGAGTAGACGCCGGGCTCGACACCCACCGAGCGGGCCAGGGAGGCCGTGTCGGCGAAGGCCGGGGCGGTGATGGCGAAGGCGGCGAGGGCGAGGATGGAGGTTTTGGCGAAGGTCATGATCTTGTCTCCTTTGTGTGTCATGCGCAGTGCCCGTTCGGGCTTTGTGGTCATGTGCCCCGGAGGGCGGTTTCTGTCTGGTCCGGCGTGGCGCTGTCATCCCGAGAGCGCTGTGTGTCGCCGGTCGTGGTGGAGAAATGGGCCATCCAAGCGGTTGGAAAAACGCCGAAACCTGCCGCCCCTCCTGTGCAGTTTCGCGCATCACGAAAACCGGAGCGGGGCTTGCCGGAGGCGGCGCGCTTTCCATGCAGGCGGGCGGTTGAGAAAACCGGCGAGATGTCCTGTGACACGGTGGCCGGGCCGGTTGACCCTGTGTCAGGCCCGCGCCCCGGCGGCGGGGGCGGGCTCACACCCGATCACGGCGCCGTGTGTGCGGGTGTTTCAGGGCGATGACCTGCGCGTGAGGTCAGGGTGCGGGCGGGCTCACGTTTTTGTCGCTGCGAGGGTGTCAATGTTACACTCCGGGCCCGGCCCCGAGGCAGGACGCGCTGCGCCGGCGTGCAGCCGGGTGCGGAGGCGGTGTGCGTTTGTGCAATCCACAGTCGGCTTTAAGCTGCGGGCGTGCAAAGCTATAATCCGGGCGAGGCATATGGCAGGATCGCGCACATGACACGTCCCATCGTCGGCATCATTTGCAATTCGCACCTTCTGAACGATCAGTATCCGGCCCATGCGGGCGGGACGATGAACTCGGATGCGGTGGCGCAGGTCACCGGCGCGATGCCCGTGCTCATTCCGGCGGATCCGCGCTTCGTGAGCGTGCCGGAGTTGCTGGAGCTCTGCGACGGCTTCGTGTTGCCCGGCGGGCGCCCCAACGTGCACCCCGAGGAATACGGCGAGCCGGAGACGGCGGCCCATGGTGCCTTTGACCGGGCGCGCGATGCGATCGCCCTGCCGCTGATCCGCGCCTGCGTGGAGCGGGGGCAGCCCTTTCTGGGCATCTGCCGGGGGTTCCAGGAGGTGGCCGTGGCGATGGGCAGCACGCTGCATCCCGAGATCCGCGAGCTGCCGGGCCGGATGAACCACCGGATGCCGCCCGATGGCACGCTGGAGGAGAAGTTTGCCCTGCGCCACGTGGTGCGGCTCGAGGAGGGCGGACAGTTTCACAAGGTCTTCGGCGCGACCGAGGTGTTGACCAACACGCTGCACGGGCAGGGGATCAAGAACCCCGGGCCGCGCATCCATATCGAGGGCACCGCGCCCGATGGCACGCCCGAGGCGATCGTGGTGCGCGATGCGCCGGGGTTCACGCTTTCGGTGCAGTGGCACCCGGAGTACAACGCGGCGGAAGACCCGGTGAGCCGCCCGCTCTTCGAGGCTTTCGGCGGCGCGGTGCGGGCGTGGAACGCGCGCGACAGGCGCCCCGGCCTGAAGAGCGTGGGCTGACGAGCCCGCGCGGCACGGGCTGGACATTGCGATCCGGCGTGTGACTATCATGCCCGGCACGAGGGGATGACGATGCAGGGACCGGGGGGAAACACAGGCTTTCGCGCCGCGCTGAGCTGGCTCGACATGCCGCCGCTATGGCTCTTGCTCTTCATCGCGCTTGCGCGGGTGCAGGCGGTGCGCTTTCCGGAGCTTGCCTGGAAGCATCCGGCGAGTGACCTCGCCGGCGGGTTGCTGGTGGGGGCGGGGCTGCTGCTGTTTGCGCTGGCGGTGATGGAGTTCAGCCGGGCGCGCACCACCATCGTGCCGCACCGGGAGGCCCGAAGCCTCATCACCACGGGCATCTACACCCGCTCGCGCAACCCGATCTACCTGGGCGACCTGCTGATCCTGGCCGGTCTTTGTGCCTTCTGGGGCGTCTGGCTCGCGCTCGCGGTGCTGGTGCCGCTCTTTGCCTGGCTCGTGACCGACCGCTTCATCCGGCCCGAGGAGGCGCGGCTGGCCGCGCGCTTCGGCCCCGAGTGGGAGGCCTGGGCGGCCAGGGTGCGCCGATGGGTCTAGCGGCAGGGTGACGGGTTCGGGTTGTATGGGTTTCGGGGCTGGTGATAGGTAGGACGCGCTGCCAGCCTGCGCAAAACGCGCGGAACATAGAGGGAAGGGGGACTATCCGTTGAAAATCGGGACGCCCAAGGAGGTTCTCGACGGCGAGAACCGTGTGGCCATGACGCCGGATTCGGCGCTTCAACTCCAGAAACTCGGGCATGAATGCCTGATCGAGACCGGGGCCGGTGACAAGGCCGGGTTCTCGGATGCCGCCTACGAGGCGGCCGGCGTGACCGTGGTGAAGACCCCGGCGGCGCTGTGGAAGGAGGCCGACATCATCGCCAAGGTGCGGATACCGACCGACACCGAGGCCAAACGGATGCGCGAGGGCCAGACCCTCATCAGCTTCTTCAACCCGGCAGAGAACGACAAGCAGATGGATGCGCTGGCCAAGAAGGGCGCGACCGTGGTGGCGATGGAGATGGTGCCCCGCATCAGCCGCGCCCAGAAGATGGACGCGCTCTCGTCGATGGCCAATATCGCGGGCTACCGCGCGGTGATCGAGGCGGGCAACAACTTTGGCCGGTTCTTCACCG encodes:
- a CDS encoding malate synthase G yields the protein MTDRIEKAGLQWDAGLAAFVENEVLPGTGVEPELVWENVAKLIKVFGPRNAELLAKREELQGKIDAWHVANRGVPDMEAYTAMLREIGYLVEEPEDVSVEPEGIDPEISSVCGPQLVVPITNARFALNAANARWGSLYDALYGTNALGSMPPKGEFDPERGKQVVAWAKAHLDKVLPLKKGSWAEVSSMAPGGQGKLMVIAGKHSTELADPNQYAGCNRDEKGKITDVYFRANGLHIVMFIDRADPIGKTDPAGIADIFLEAAVSTIMDMEDSVAVVDAEDKVLAYRNWLGLMKGDLTAQVGSGENAYVRELNPDLGFESKAGRPALLKGRALMLVRNVDLLMYTDAVLDEAGNRVPEGLLDAFITPLCALHDIMGGENKERPRNSPKGSIYIVKPKMHGPEEVEFVCKTFEVVELILGLRANTIKIGIMDEERRTSANLKACIKAAEKRLAFINTGFLDRTGDEIHTSIEAGPMVPKGRMKAAAWLGAYEDRNVDIALQCGLKGRAQIGKGMWAMTDDMAGMLEQKKGHLMMGGTTAWVPSPTAAVLHATHYHETDVFARLYEIGEESKGEVRHSLEELLTIPLQEGELPGDEIRTELENNCQSLLGYVVRWVDQGVGCSKVPDVHDVPLMEDRATLRISAQALANWLLHDVVSQDQVMEALKKMAAQVDQQNAGDPAYRPMAPGFDGVAFQAACDLVFKGRDEPSGYTQNILQARRIEAKARG
- a CDS encoding gamma-glutamyl-gamma-aminobutyrate hydrolase family protein, which produces MTRPIVGIICNSHLLNDQYPAHAGGTMNSDAVAQVTGAMPVLIPADPRFVSVPELLELCDGFVLPGGRPNVHPEEYGEPETAAHGAFDRARDAIALPLIRACVERGQPFLGICRGFQEVAVAMGSTLHPEIRELPGRMNHRMPPDGTLEEKFALRHVVRLEEGGQFHKVFGATEVLTNTLHGQGIKNPGPRIHIEGTAPDGTPEAIVVRDAPGFTLSVQWHPEYNAAEDPVSRPLFEAFGGAVRAWNARDRRPGLKSVG
- a CDS encoding methyltransferase family protein, whose protein sequence is MQGPGGNTGFRAALSWLDMPPLWLLLFIALARVQAVRFPELAWKHPASDLAGGLLVGAGLLLFALAVMEFSRARTTIVPHREARSLITTGIYTRSRNPIYLGDLLILAGLCAFWGVWLALAVLVPLFAWLVTDRFIRPEEARLAARFGPEWEAWAARVRRWV